In Saccharothrix syringae, the following are encoded in one genomic region:
- the trpB gene encoding tryptophan synthase subunit beta → MSRGQLAPTPHDPDERGHFGPWGGRFMPEALIGAVDELAAFYEKARVDPEFLDEFARLLRDFAGRPSLLTEAPKFAEHAGGARIFLKREDLNHTGSHKINNVLGQALLTKRMGKKRVIAETGAGQHGVATATACALMGLDCVIYMGEVDTERQALNVARMRLLGARVIPVKTGSRTLKDAINEALRDWVANVDDTHYLLGTAAGPHPFPVLVRDFHRVIGVEARQQILDKAGRLPDVVAACVGGGSNAIGIFHGFIDDPSVRLVGLEPGGDGIDTARHGATLTAGTPGSLHGAMSYVLQDEDGQIAEAHSISAGLDYPGVGPEHAHLKDTGRAEYRPVTDAQAMEAFALLSRTEGIIPAVESAHALAGALKLGRELGPDGLILVNLSGRGDKDMDTAIKWFGLGVDS, encoded by the coding sequence ATGTCGCGCGGCCAGTTGGCTCCGACACCACACGACCCGGACGAGCGGGGCCACTTCGGGCCGTGGGGCGGCCGGTTCATGCCGGAAGCCCTCATCGGCGCGGTGGACGAGCTCGCCGCGTTCTACGAGAAGGCGCGGGTCGATCCGGAGTTCCTGGACGAGTTCGCCAGGCTGCTGCGCGACTTCGCCGGTCGGCCCTCGCTGCTCACCGAGGCGCCGAAGTTCGCCGAGCACGCGGGCGGCGCGCGGATCTTCCTCAAGCGCGAGGACCTCAACCACACCGGCTCGCACAAGATCAACAACGTGCTGGGCCAGGCGCTGCTGACCAAGCGCATGGGCAAGAAGCGGGTCATCGCCGAGACCGGCGCGGGCCAGCACGGCGTGGCCACGGCCACCGCGTGCGCGCTCATGGGCCTGGACTGCGTCATCTACATGGGCGAGGTCGACACCGAGCGGCAGGCGCTCAACGTGGCCCGGATGCGGCTGCTGGGCGCCAGGGTGATCCCGGTCAAGACCGGGTCGCGCACGCTCAAGGACGCCATCAACGAGGCGCTGCGCGACTGGGTCGCCAACGTCGACGACACCCACTACCTGCTGGGCACCGCGGCGGGGCCGCACCCGTTCCCGGTGCTCGTGCGCGACTTCCACCGCGTCATCGGCGTGGAGGCCAGGCAGCAGATCCTGGACAAGGCGGGCCGGCTGCCCGACGTGGTGGCCGCGTGCGTCGGCGGCGGGTCCAACGCCATCGGCATCTTCCACGGCTTCATCGACGACCCGTCGGTGCGGCTGGTCGGCCTGGAGCCCGGCGGCGACGGCATCGACACGGCCCGGCACGGCGCCACGCTGACCGCGGGCACCCCCGGCTCCCTGCACGGCGCGATGTCGTACGTGCTCCAGGACGAGGACGGGCAGATCGCCGAGGCGCACTCCATCTCGGCCGGGCTGGACTACCCCGGGGTCGGGCCGGAGCACGCGCACCTGAAGGACACCGGGCGCGCCGAGTACCGGCCGGTGACCGACGCGCAGGCGATGGAGGCGTTCGCGCTGCTGTCGCGGACCGAGGGCATCATCCCGGCGGTCGAGTCGGCGCACGCGCTGGCCGGCGCGCTCAAGCTCGGCCGCGAGCTGGGGCCCGACGGGTTGATCCTGGTCAACCTGTCCGGCCGCGGTGACAAGGACATGGACACCGCGATCAAGTGGTTCGGGCTGGGGGTGGACTCGTGA
- the trpC gene encoding indole-3-glycerol phosphate synthase TrpC produces MTTVLEAIIEGVREDLAQREAALPFDVLREQAAKVPPPQDVMSALRAPGVGVIAEVKRKSPSKGELADIPEPAELAVQYELGGARCISVLTEQRRFGGSLADFDAVRAAVRVPLLRKDFIVSPYQVHEARLHGADLVLLIVAALEQNALVSLLDRVESLGMTALVEVHTAEEADRALEAGASVIGVNARNLHTLEVDKDVFGRIAPGLPFDTIKVAESGVTGPGDLMAYAGAGADAVLVGESLVTSGDPKVAVNKLVTAGSHPACPRPSR; encoded by the coding sequence ATGACTACCGTGCTTGAGGCGATCATCGAGGGCGTCCGGGAAGACCTCGCCCAGCGTGAGGCCGCATTGCCCTTCGACGTGCTCAGGGAGCAGGCGGCCAAGGTGCCGCCGCCGCAGGACGTGATGTCCGCGCTGCGCGCCCCGGGGGTCGGCGTCATCGCCGAGGTCAAGCGGAAGAGCCCGTCGAAGGGGGAGCTGGCCGACATCCCCGAGCCCGCGGAGCTGGCGGTGCAGTACGAGCTGGGCGGCGCGCGCTGCATCAGCGTGCTGACCGAGCAGCGCCGGTTCGGCGGTTCGCTGGCCGACTTCGACGCGGTGCGCGCGGCGGTGCGGGTCCCCCTGCTGCGCAAGGACTTCATCGTCAGCCCCTACCAGGTGCACGAGGCGCGCCTGCACGGCGCGGACCTGGTGCTGCTGATCGTGGCCGCGCTGGAGCAGAACGCGCTGGTCTCGCTGCTGGACCGGGTCGAGTCGCTGGGCATGACGGCCCTGGTCGAGGTGCACACGGCCGAGGAGGCCGACCGCGCGCTGGAGGCGGGCGCGAGCGTCATCGGCGTCAACGCCCGCAACCTGCACACCCTGGAAGTCGACAAGGACGTGTTCGGGCGGATCGCGCCGGGCCTGCCCTTCGACACCATCAAGGTCGCCGAGTCCGGCGTCACCGGACCGGGTGACCTGATGGCGTACGCGGGCGCGGGCGCCGACGCGGTGCTGGTCGGCGAGAGCCTGGTCACGAGCGGCGACCCCAAGGTCGCGGTGAACAAGCTGGTGACGGCGGGTTCGCACCCCGCGTGTCCCCGGCCGAGCCGGTAG